A region of Apus apus isolate bApuApu2 chromosome 14, bApuApu2.pri.cur, whole genome shotgun sequence DNA encodes the following proteins:
- the ARL6IP1 gene encoding ADP-ribosylation factor-like protein 6-interacting protein 1 → MAEGDNNSVHQLAAETASLEEQLQGWGEVILITDKVLRWERAWFPLALMSVVSFCFLMIYYLDPSVLSGVSCFVMFLCLADYLVPALAPRIFGSNKWTTEQQQRFHEICGNLVKSRRRLFGWWKRLFTLKEEKPKMYFMTMLFSLAVVAWIGQQVHNLFLTYLIVSFLLLFPGLNQHGIITKYVGMAKREINKLLKHKEKKNE, encoded by the exons ATGGCGGAGGGCGATAACAACAGCGTCCACCAGCTG GCTGCAGAAACTGCTAGCTTGGAGGAGCAGTTGCAAGGATGGGGAGAAGTGATTTTGATAACAGACAAAGTTCTTCGCTGGGAGAGAGCCTGGTTTCCTCTGGCACTCATGAgtgttgtttccttttgttttct GATGATCTACTACTTGGACCCATCAGTTCTTTCAGGTGTTTCCTGTTTCGTTATGTTCCTCTGTTTGGCTGATTACCTTGTTCCTGCTCTTGCACCTAGAATCTTTGGCTCTAACAAATG gactacagagcagcagcaaagattTCATGAGATTTGTGGCAATTTGGTGAAATCTCGTCGCCGACTTTTTGGCTGGTGGAAGCGCCTCTTCACACTGAAGGAAGAGAAGCCTAAGATG TACTTCATGACCATGCTTTTTTCTCTTGCCGTGGTTGCCTGGATTGGACAGCAAGTTCACAATCTGTTTCTGACCTATCTCATTG tgAGTTTCTTGTTGCTGTTTCCTGGACTAAACCAGCATGGGATCATTACAAAGTATGTTGGAATGGCGAAAAGGGAGATAAACAAACTTCTCaagcacaaggaaaagaaaaatgaatga